In one window of Solanum pennellii chromosome 2, SPENNV200 DNA:
- the LOC107009573 gene encoding putative cysteine-rich receptor-like protein kinase 43 isoform X1 produces MANVIVIVLCLIFSIVAVAIANPRTELVYKFCGVEQADNVSQFNQNYANAIVAMEPGMKSNKFSIHGEGLAPNRIFVLAQCMDDLSEEDCQICFSAIKTQLPGCFPHISGRVFFDGCFMRFENYSFFYESSSPHDVKRCSDAVNLKNDQFRDVATKVVKDVVTMAPVHGGYAEGRRKTYGLSVYGMAICWNTLDEKACSDCLTNASTAVLDCLPSIEARSLSVGCYFRYSEFESTNGSNFFNSKGAIFMYLVFILVAVGVCIIAVLVGYIVGTTLHEKTVKHQTKHNGDSSDLESSVMKRSLHFKYSTLEKSTDNFSEERKIGQGGFGEVFKGTLPDGREIAIKRMFLTTEIRNEEISNEIDIIGQAQHQHLVRFLGCCFTADDSFLVYEYLENKSLDLILFDPKKKKELDWKKRLKIVEGTAEGLEYLHNDCQVRIIHRDIKPSNILLDSKYRPKIADFGLARVNIREKGSAPLVIAGTFGYMAPEYLAQGQLSDKVDVYSFGVLILEIVSGREFNKIPADDTLDTLVTIAWKHFKEKRAYRLIDPSMEIEDVNEVLRVVQIALLCTQESPIMRPDMSTIIKLLTQENIEVPVPSKPPFIDDSEQHGSIHQHHPSASSVDSCRYYDTHQDNGSFHRYRHHPSASIDSYYDTESVLG; encoded by the exons ATGGCAAATGTCATCGTCATCGTTTTGTGTTTGATATTTTCGATTGTTGCAGTTGCTATTGCGAATCCTCGAACAGAGCTTGTTTATAAATTCTGCGGTGTGGAGCAAGCTGATAATGTTTCACAATTCAACCAAAATTATGCGAATGCAATTGTAGCTATGGAACCCGGGATGAAATCCAACAAATTCTCAATTCACGGAGAAGGATTAGCTCCGAATCGAATTTTCGTTTTGGCTCAATGTATGGATGATCTATCTGAAGAAGATTGTCAGATTTGTTTTTCTGCAATCAAAACCCAATTGCCCGGTTGTTTTCCCCATATCAGCGGTCGAGTTTTCTTCGATGGCTGTTTCATGAGATTCGAGAATTATAGCTTTTTTTATGAATCCTCTTCTCCCCATGACGTTAAA AGATGCAGTGATGCAGTGAACTTGAAGAATGATCAATTTAGGGATGTCGCTACCAAAGTCGTCAAGGATGTGGTAACCATGGCCCCAGTTCACGGTGGCTATGCAGAAGGACGAAGGAAAACATATGGTTTATCAGTTTATGGCATGGCTATCTGCTGGAATACTTTGGACGAAAAAGCATGTTCTGATTGCCTTACAAATGCAAGCACAGCTGTTCTTGATTGTTTGCCATCCATTGAGGCACGATCCCTTAGCGTTGGCTGCTATTTTCGTTACTCAGAATTTGAATCTACCAATGGTTCGAATTTCTTTAATTCTAAAG GAGCTATTTTCATGTACCTTGTATTTATACTTGTTGCTGTTGGTGTATGCATAATAGCTGTTTTGGTTGGATATATTGTGGGTACAACTCTCCATGAAAAAACAGTGAAACACCAGACGAAACATAATGGTGATTCTTCGGATCTTGAGTCATCTGTTATGAAAAGGAGCCTGCATTTCAAATATTCAACACTAGAGAAATCCACAGACAACTTCAGTGAAGAACGCAAGATTGGCCAAGGTGGATTCGGTGAAGTCTTTAAA GGGACTTTGCCAGATGGTAGAGAAATTGCTATCAAACGGATGTTTTTAACTACCGAAATTCGGAATGAAGAGATATCCAATGAGATAGACATTATTGGACAAGCCCAGCACCAGCATTTGGTTCGTTTTCTTGGCTGTTGTTTCACTGCCGATGACAGCTTTCTTGTATACGAGTATCTGGAAAATAAAAGCCTTGATCTTATCTTATTTG atccaaagaagaagaaagaattgGATTGGAAGAAAAGGCTCAAAATAGTTGAAGGGACAGCTGAAGGCTTAGAATACCTTCACAATGATTGCCAAGTTCGAATCATTCACAGAGACATCAAACCTAGTAACATCTTACTAGACTCAAAATATCGTCCCAAAATTGCAGATTTTGGTCTTGCCAG GGTTAATATCAGGGAAAAAGGAAGTGCACCTCTTGTCATTGCAGGCACATT CGGATACATGGCTCCAGAGTACCTTGCTCAAGGACAATTATCAGACAAAGTGGATGTTTATAGCTTTGGAGTTCTTATCCTGGAAATAGTAAGCGGACGGGAGTTCAACAAAATTCCAGCCGATGACACTCTAGACACCCTAGTAACCATT GCTTGGAAACATTTCAAGGAGAAAAGGGCATATCGGCTAATAGATCCGAGCATGGAAATAGAAGATGTGAATGAAGTACTAAGGGTGGTTCAAATTGCGCTGCTATGTACTCAAGAGTCACCTATTATGCGTCCAGATATGTCAACAATCATTAAACTACTTACACAAGAAAACATAGAAGTGCCTGTTCCTTCAAAGCCTCCTTTCATTGATGATTCCGAACAACATGGCTCTATTCATCAGCATCATCCCTCTGCATCATCAGTTGATTCTTGCAGATATTATGACACACACCAAGACAATGGCTCTTTTCATCGTTATCGTCATCATCCCTCTGCATCAATTGATTCTTATTACGACACGGAAAGTGTTTTAGGATGA
- the LOC107009573 gene encoding putative cysteine-rich receptor-like protein kinase 43 isoform X2: MNPLLPMTLNDAVNLKNDQFRDVATKVVKDVVTMAPVHGGYAEGRRKTYGLSVYGMAICWNTLDEKACSDCLTNASTAVLDCLPSIEARSLSVGCYFRYSEFESTNGSNFFNSKGAIFMYLVFILVAVGVCIIAVLVGYIVGTTLHEKTVKHQTKHNGDSSDLESSVMKRSLHFKYSTLEKSTDNFSEERKIGQGGFGEVFKGTLPDGREIAIKRMFLTTEIRNEEISNEIDIIGQAQHQHLVRFLGCCFTADDSFLVYEYLENKSLDLILFDPKKKKELDWKKRLKIVEGTAEGLEYLHNDCQVRIIHRDIKPSNILLDSKYRPKIADFGLARVNIREKGSAPLVIAGTFGYMAPEYLAQGQLSDKVDVYSFGVLILEIVSGREFNKIPADDTLDTLVTIAWKHFKEKRAYRLIDPSMEIEDVNEVLRVVQIALLCTQESPIMRPDMSTIIKLLTQENIEVPVPSKPPFIDDSEQHGSIHQHHPSASSVDSCRYYDTHQDNGSFHRYRHHPSASIDSYYDTESVLG, encoded by the exons ATGAATCCTCTTCTCCCCATGACGTTAAA TGATGCAGTGAACTTGAAGAATGATCAATTTAGGGATGTCGCTACCAAAGTCGTCAAGGATGTGGTAACCATGGCCCCAGTTCACGGTGGCTATGCAGAAGGACGAAGGAAAACATATGGTTTATCAGTTTATGGCATGGCTATCTGCTGGAATACTTTGGACGAAAAAGCATGTTCTGATTGCCTTACAAATGCAAGCACAGCTGTTCTTGATTGTTTGCCATCCATTGAGGCACGATCCCTTAGCGTTGGCTGCTATTTTCGTTACTCAGAATTTGAATCTACCAATGGTTCGAATTTCTTTAATTCTAAAG GAGCTATTTTCATGTACCTTGTATTTATACTTGTTGCTGTTGGTGTATGCATAATAGCTGTTTTGGTTGGATATATTGTGGGTACAACTCTCCATGAAAAAACAGTGAAACACCAGACGAAACATAATGGTGATTCTTCGGATCTTGAGTCATCTGTTATGAAAAGGAGCCTGCATTTCAAATATTCAACACTAGAGAAATCCACAGACAACTTCAGTGAAGAACGCAAGATTGGCCAAGGTGGATTCGGTGAAGTCTTTAAA GGGACTTTGCCAGATGGTAGAGAAATTGCTATCAAACGGATGTTTTTAACTACCGAAATTCGGAATGAAGAGATATCCAATGAGATAGACATTATTGGACAAGCCCAGCACCAGCATTTGGTTCGTTTTCTTGGCTGTTGTTTCACTGCCGATGACAGCTTTCTTGTATACGAGTATCTGGAAAATAAAAGCCTTGATCTTATCTTATTTG atccaaagaagaagaaagaattgGATTGGAAGAAAAGGCTCAAAATAGTTGAAGGGACAGCTGAAGGCTTAGAATACCTTCACAATGATTGCCAAGTTCGAATCATTCACAGAGACATCAAACCTAGTAACATCTTACTAGACTCAAAATATCGTCCCAAAATTGCAGATTTTGGTCTTGCCAG GGTTAATATCAGGGAAAAAGGAAGTGCACCTCTTGTCATTGCAGGCACATT CGGATACATGGCTCCAGAGTACCTTGCTCAAGGACAATTATCAGACAAAGTGGATGTTTATAGCTTTGGAGTTCTTATCCTGGAAATAGTAAGCGGACGGGAGTTCAACAAAATTCCAGCCGATGACACTCTAGACACCCTAGTAACCATT GCTTGGAAACATTTCAAGGAGAAAAGGGCATATCGGCTAATAGATCCGAGCATGGAAATAGAAGATGTGAATGAAGTACTAAGGGTGGTTCAAATTGCGCTGCTATGTACTCAAGAGTCACCTATTATGCGTCCAGATATGTCAACAATCATTAAACTACTTACACAAGAAAACATAGAAGTGCCTGTTCCTTCAAAGCCTCCTTTCATTGATGATTCCGAACAACATGGCTCTATTCATCAGCATCATCCCTCTGCATCATCAGTTGATTCTTGCAGATATTATGACACACACCAAGACAATGGCTCTTTTCATCGTTATCGTCATCATCCCTCTGCATCAATTGATTCTTATTACGACACGGAAAGTGTTTTAGGATGA
- the LOC107009573 gene encoding putative cysteine-rich receptor-like protein kinase 43 isoform X3: MNLKNDQFRDVATKVVKDVVTMAPVHGGYAEGRRKTYGLSVYGMAICWNTLDEKACSDCLTNASTAVLDCLPSIEARSLSVGCYFRYSEFESTNGSNFFNSKGAIFMYLVFILVAVGVCIIAVLVGYIVGTTLHEKTVKHQTKHNGDSSDLESSVMKRSLHFKYSTLEKSTDNFSEERKIGQGGFGEVFKGTLPDGREIAIKRMFLTTEIRNEEISNEIDIIGQAQHQHLVRFLGCCFTADDSFLVYEYLENKSLDLILFDPKKKKELDWKKRLKIVEGTAEGLEYLHNDCQVRIIHRDIKPSNILLDSKYRPKIADFGLARVNIREKGSAPLVIAGTFGYMAPEYLAQGQLSDKVDVYSFGVLILEIVSGREFNKIPADDTLDTLVTIAWKHFKEKRAYRLIDPSMEIEDVNEVLRVVQIALLCTQESPIMRPDMSTIIKLLTQENIEVPVPSKPPFIDDSEQHGSIHQHHPSASSVDSCRYYDTHQDNGSFHRYRHHPSASIDSYYDTESVLG, encoded by the exons A TGAACTTGAAGAATGATCAATTTAGGGATGTCGCTACCAAAGTCGTCAAGGATGTGGTAACCATGGCCCCAGTTCACGGTGGCTATGCAGAAGGACGAAGGAAAACATATGGTTTATCAGTTTATGGCATGGCTATCTGCTGGAATACTTTGGACGAAAAAGCATGTTCTGATTGCCTTACAAATGCAAGCACAGCTGTTCTTGATTGTTTGCCATCCATTGAGGCACGATCCCTTAGCGTTGGCTGCTATTTTCGTTACTCAGAATTTGAATCTACCAATGGTTCGAATTTCTTTAATTCTAAAG GAGCTATTTTCATGTACCTTGTATTTATACTTGTTGCTGTTGGTGTATGCATAATAGCTGTTTTGGTTGGATATATTGTGGGTACAACTCTCCATGAAAAAACAGTGAAACACCAGACGAAACATAATGGTGATTCTTCGGATCTTGAGTCATCTGTTATGAAAAGGAGCCTGCATTTCAAATATTCAACACTAGAGAAATCCACAGACAACTTCAGTGAAGAACGCAAGATTGGCCAAGGTGGATTCGGTGAAGTCTTTAAA GGGACTTTGCCAGATGGTAGAGAAATTGCTATCAAACGGATGTTTTTAACTACCGAAATTCGGAATGAAGAGATATCCAATGAGATAGACATTATTGGACAAGCCCAGCACCAGCATTTGGTTCGTTTTCTTGGCTGTTGTTTCACTGCCGATGACAGCTTTCTTGTATACGAGTATCTGGAAAATAAAAGCCTTGATCTTATCTTATTTG atccaaagaagaagaaagaattgGATTGGAAGAAAAGGCTCAAAATAGTTGAAGGGACAGCTGAAGGCTTAGAATACCTTCACAATGATTGCCAAGTTCGAATCATTCACAGAGACATCAAACCTAGTAACATCTTACTAGACTCAAAATATCGTCCCAAAATTGCAGATTTTGGTCTTGCCAG GGTTAATATCAGGGAAAAAGGAAGTGCACCTCTTGTCATTGCAGGCACATT CGGATACATGGCTCCAGAGTACCTTGCTCAAGGACAATTATCAGACAAAGTGGATGTTTATAGCTTTGGAGTTCTTATCCTGGAAATAGTAAGCGGACGGGAGTTCAACAAAATTCCAGCCGATGACACTCTAGACACCCTAGTAACCATT GCTTGGAAACATTTCAAGGAGAAAAGGGCATATCGGCTAATAGATCCGAGCATGGAAATAGAAGATGTGAATGAAGTACTAAGGGTGGTTCAAATTGCGCTGCTATGTACTCAAGAGTCACCTATTATGCGTCCAGATATGTCAACAATCATTAAACTACTTACACAAGAAAACATAGAAGTGCCTGTTCCTTCAAAGCCTCCTTTCATTGATGATTCCGAACAACATGGCTCTATTCATCAGCATCATCCCTCTGCATCATCAGTTGATTCTTGCAGATATTATGACACACACCAAGACAATGGCTCTTTTCATCGTTATCGTCATCATCCCTCTGCATCAATTGATTCTTATTACGACACGGAAAGTGTTTTAGGATGA
- the LOC107009607 gene encoding high affinity nitrate transporter 2.7 codes for MIKYKWWCLEALFSHQSTHVNLHYKYSTCSSFLNSIHSIAIAMEEEQSHSKIDQSPNNFSIAVDYDHKATEFRPFSLSSPHMRAFHLAWLSLFSCFFSTFAIPPLLEVIRKDLNLTQTDIGTAGIASFIGSIFSRLAIGPACDVFGPRVASATLSLLTAPVVLSTSLISSAKSFILVRFLIGFSLANFVASQFWMSSMFSGCTVGLANGFAAGWANVGSGVTQLVMPLVYTLFTTCFNVPSFISWRIAFILPAIFQAATAILVLVYGQDLPDGNYKHKITNNQSENFCNVLFNGLKNYRGWILGLTYGFCFGVELTTDNIIAAYFYNRFHVNIEMAGAIAASFGLANCVSRPVGGIVSDKMGKRFGMRGRLWSLWAVQTVAGLMCVLLGRVNTILASVLVMACFSLFVQAASGLTFGIVPFVSKRSLGVISGMTGSGGTLGAVITQLLLFSGSTKFSTQTSISIMGLMMIVFTLPITLIYFPKWGGMFCGPSNIHQYDENYHLLH; via the exons atgATCAAGTATAAATGGTGGTGCTTGGAAGCTCTGTTTTCTCATCAATCTACTCACGTTAACCTTCACTATAAATATAGTACTTGCTCAAGTTTTCTAAATTCAATTCACTCAATAGCCATAGCCATGGAAGAAGAACAATCACACTCCAAAATCGATCAATCTCCTAATAATTTCTCCATAGCCGTAGATTATGATCACAAAGCCACAGAATTCCGCCCATTTTCACTATCTTCACCTCACATGCGAGCTTTCCATCTCGCATGGCTCTCTCTATTTTCGTGTTTCTTCTCTACTTTCGCAATCCCTCCACTTCTCGAAGTTATTCGTAAGGATCTCAATCTCACCCAAACTGATATCGGCACAGCCGGAATCGCCTCCTTCATCGGTTCTATTTTCTCCCGCCTTGCGATAGGACCTGCCTGCGACGTGTTCGGTCCACGTGTTGCCTCCGCCACCCTGTCACTCCTCACTGCTCCGGTAGTCCTCTCCACCTCTCTAATCTCCTCCGCGAAAAGCTTCATATTAGTTCGATTCCTCATCGGATTTAGCTTGGCTAATTTCGTAGCGAGTCAATTTTGGATGAGCTCTATGTTTTCCGGATGTACTGTTGGGCTTGCTAATGGATTCGCTGCCGGTTGGGCAAATGTAGGATCTGGCGTGACTCAATTAGTCATGCCGCTCGTATATACTCTGTTCACTACCTGCTTTAACGTTCCTTCGTTCATCTCATGGCGTATTGCGTTTATTTTACCAGCGATATTTCAAGCGGCGACAGCGATTTTGGTACTCGTATACGGCCAGGACTTACCTGATGGAAACTACAAacataaaattacaaataatcaAAGTGAAAATTTCTGCAACGTACTTTTTAATGGGCTGAAGAATTACAGGGGATGGATATTGGGATTGACGTATGGATTTTGTTTCGGAGTTGAATTGACTACCGATAATATAATAGCAGCTTATTTTTACAATCGGTTTCATGTGAATATTGAAATGGCAGGGGCGATTGCAGCGAGCTTTGGGCTAGCGAATTGTGTGTCGAGGCCTGTGGGCGGGATTGTTTCTGATAAAATGGGGAAGAGATTTGGGATGAGAGGGCGGTTATGGAGTTTGTGGGCGGTGCAGACGGTGGCTGGATTGATGTGCGTGCTGCTTGGCCGAGTAAATACAATTTTGGCGTCTGTTCTGGTTATGGCGTGCTTTTCGTTGTTTGTTCAAGCTGCTTCGGGACTCACGTTTGGCATTGTGCCATTCGTATCCAAAAG GTCATTAGGTGTAATATCAGGCATGACAGGAAGTGGTGGGACTTTAGGCGCAGTTATAACACAGCTCCTGCTATTTTCAGGTTCCACAAAATTCTCAACTCAAACAAGCATATCAATTATGGGCTTAATGATGATTGTCTTTACTCTGCCTATTACACTTATCTACTTCCCCAAGTGGGGAGGAATGTTCTGTGGTCcttcaaatattcatcaatatgatgaaaactACCACCTACTACATTAA
- the LOC107010472 gene encoding LOB domain-containing protein 25 has product MSSTSNYSTPPCAACKFLRRKCLPSCVFAPYFPPEEPIKFTTVHKVFGASNVSKLLNEIQPHQREDAVNSLAYEAEARLKDPVYGCVGAISVLQRQVLRLQKELDATNADLMRYANNNNNNNNFQYGRRMVNSGYYNYSSAWNNGISGGHNNIGTDNCDGGR; this is encoded by the coding sequence ATGTCTTCTACTAGCAACTACTCCACTCCTCCATGTGCTGCTTGCAAATTTTTGAGAAGAAAGTGCTTGCCAAGTTGTGTTTTTGCACCTTATTTTCCTCCAGAGGAGCCAATAAAGTTCACAACCGTTCATAAAGTATTTGGGGCCAGTAATGTGAGCAAGCTTCTGAACGAAATTCAGCCTCATCAAAGAGAAGATGCAGTCAATTCTCTTGCTTATGAAGCCGAAGCGCGATTAAAAGATCCTGTCTATGGATGTGTTGGAGCAATTTCAGTTCTTCAAAGGCAAGTTCTTCGCCTCCAGAAGGAACTCGATGCAACCAATGCTGATTTAATGCGATAcgccaataataataataataataataattttcagtATGGGAGAAGAATGGTTAATTCTGGTTACTATAATTATTCTTCTGCATGGAACAATGGTATTTCTGGAGGTCATAACAATATTGGTACTGATAATTGTGATGGTGGCAGGTGA
- the LOC107010396 gene encoding cyclin-dependent protein kinase inhibitor SMR6-like: MELSKKNQVEVNKEENKKWVIAGIAILAPLRSISTKPKGDSTEDEEEFSTTPTARGSRIPERLPCPPAPMKRRPKSTCHYNSGREFFNPPDLESVFIRHVERAN, encoded by the coding sequence ATGGAATTATCGAAGAAAAATCAAGTAGAAgtgaacaaagaagaaaataagaaatgggTAATTGCTGGAATTGCGATTCTTGCTCCTTTGAGATCAATTTCTACGAAGCCAAAAGGAGATAGCactgaagatgaagaagaattttCAACAACTCCGACGGCGAGAGGGTCAAGGATACCGGAAAGACTTCCATGTCCACCGGCGCCGATGAAACGCCGGCCAAAGTCCACGTGTCATTATAATAGTGGTAGGGAGTTTTTTAATCCACCGGACCTTGAATCTGTATTTATACGCCATGTGGAGAGAGCTAATTGA